The Lysobacter sp. HDW10 genome window below encodes:
- a CDS encoding iron-sulfur cluster assembly accessory protein produces MSIELAPAALERVQSYLTAEPNKTGLRFGVRKTGCSGWGYVIEMADSVAADDVVFEQDGVKVLVDPTSLPLVDGTIIDFIKQGLNEQFVFRNPQVQGECGCGESFTTDPDKAL; encoded by the coding sequence ATGAGTATTGAATTAGCACCTGCCGCGCTTGAACGCGTGCAAAGTTATCTCACGGCCGAACCCAACAAAACCGGGCTCCGCTTTGGCGTCCGCAAAACCGGCTGCTCCGGCTGGGGCTACGTGATCGAGATGGCGGACAGCGTGGCAGCAGATGACGTCGTGTTCGAACAGGACGGTGTGAAGGTATTGGTGGACCCCACCAGTCTCCCCCTGGTCGACGGCACGATCATCGATTTCATCAAGCAAGGCCTGAACGAGCAGTTCGTCTTCAGAAACCCGCAGGTGCAGGGCGAATGCGGCTGCGGCGAAAGTTTCACGACCGATCCAGACAAGGCCCTCTAA
- the rpsF gene encoding 30S ribosomal protein S6 has translation MRHYEIVFMVHPDQSEQVPGMIERTTALIEAASGKIHRTEDWGRRMLAYPINNLVKAHYIMMNIEADQASLNELVDGFRFNDAVLRHLVIARDEAVTEQSLIMKNKDEKVERGDRRRRDDVEVEGVDDSEESDDSVEAA, from the coding sequence ATGCGTCATTACGAAATCGTGTTCATGGTCCATCCGGACCAGAGCGAACAAGTGCCGGGCATGATCGAGCGCACCACCGCTTTGATCGAAGCCGCCAGCGGCAAAATCCACCGCACCGAAGATTGGGGCCGCCGCATGCTGGCTTACCCGATCAACAATTTGGTGAAAGCCCACTACATCATGATGAACATCGAAGCTGACCAAGCTTCGTTGAACGAGCTCGTTGACGGTTTCCGTTTCAACGATGCAGTGTTGCGCCACCTCGTGATCGCACGTGATGAAGCCGTGACCGAACAATCCTTGATCATGAAGAACAAGGACGAGAAGGTTGAACGCGGTGACCGCCGTCGTCGTGACGACGTCGAAGTCGAAGGTGTTGACGATTCGGAAGAATCTGACGACTCCGTTGAAGCCGCTTAA
- the rpsR gene encoding 30S ribosomal protein S18 has product MSKFFRRRKFCKFTAEGIVEVDYKDLNTLRQYITENGKIIPSRITGTKSRYQRQLATAVKRARFLALLPYTDNHDV; this is encoded by the coding sequence ATGTCCAAATTCTTCCGCCGCCGCAAGTTCTGCAAATTCACTGCCGAAGGCATCGTTGAAGTCGATTACAAAGACCTCAATACCTTGCGCCAATACATCACCGAAAACGGCAAGATCATCCCGAGCCGCATCACCGGCACCAAGTCGCGCTACCAGCGCCAGTTGGCTACCGCCGTGAAGCGCGCACGTTTCTTGGCTTTGCTGCCGTACACGGATAACCACGACGTTTAA